One genomic region from Neisseria weaveri encodes:
- a CDS encoding class I SAM-dependent methyltransferase codes for MTVFYISDAMPESAVETAVRFGLETVADEPETGEYLSADSDGIFLARVGEKGKVRVDFAGGAAQYRRLKGGGELIAKAVNHTVQPTVWDGTGGLGRDAFVLASLGLQVTVFEQHPAVACLLADGLQRAAQSIETADIVERIRLYVGNTCEKMPELAAQTDRPDVVYLDPMYPERQKSAAVKKEMAYFHGLVGTQQQEAELLAAAKQIAKKRVVVKRPRLGGFLNGERPAYQYTGKSTRFDVYLPDHPQKD; via the coding sequence ATGACTGTGTTTTACATTTCTGATGCCATGCCGGAGAGCGCGGTAGAAACGGCAGTCCGATTCGGATTAGAGACAGTGGCTGATGAGCCGGAAACCGGAGAATATTTATCGGCAGATTCAGACGGCATTTTTCTAGCCAGAGTCGGAGAAAAAGGTAAAGTCAGGGTGGATTTTGCCGGAGGAGCCGCACAATACCGTCGTTTGAAAGGCGGTGGGGAGCTGATTGCCAAAGCGGTTAACCATACTGTCCAACCGACTGTGTGGGACGGTACAGGCGGCTTGGGGCGCGATGCGTTCGTATTGGCTTCTTTGGGATTGCAGGTTACTGTTTTTGAACAGCACCCTGCCGTTGCCTGCTTGTTGGCAGACGGTTTGCAGCGTGCGGCGCAAAGCATTGAAACGGCGGATATTGTCGAAAGAATACGCCTGTATGTCGGTAATACTTGTGAAAAAATGCCCGAATTGGCTGCCCAAACAGATAGGCCGGATGTGGTTTATCTGGATCCCATGTATCCCGAACGGCAAAAATCAGCAGCCGTAAAGAAAGAAATGGCGTATTTTCACGGCTTGGTGGGTACTCAGCAACAAGAAGCCGAGCTGTTGGCGGCGGCGAAACAGATTGCCAAAAAGCGTGTGGTTGTAAAACGTCCGCGTTTGGGTGGGTTTTTAAACGGGGAGCGCCCTGCTTATCAATACACAGGGAAAAGTACGCGTTTTGACGTGTATTTACCCGATCATCCGCAAAAAGATTGA
- a CDS encoding sigma-54-dependent transcriptional regulator: MNKASLQNPVLVVDDEADIRDLMEMTLLKMGLQVQTAVGVEDAKEKLANNDYALVLTDMRMPDGSGLEVVNHINELELDIPVAVITAYGNAHQAVEALKAGAFDYLQKPITLSQLRSLVKSAVKINEIPDNQTVPHPPTPTVIEKLAAATLPLPDPPFVSSTGIANPRVARKSPPARIDKPIGVPEGLRSLKERFVSTPTDLSGDNAEFGEDDMPRLLGMSPQMVEVRSLIRRLSKSTVPVYIAGESGTGKEQAACTIHELSDRADKPFIAVNCGAIPENLMESEFFGYKKGSFTGADSDRLGFFQHAHGGTLFLDEVADLPLSMQVKLLRAIQEKAVRRIGEANETSVDVRIICATHKNLEKLVEAGKFRQDLYYRLNVVSITMPPLREMREDLGRLILRLLYKYRNGNILYKLSPKAQDALLHYSYPGNFRELENILERAVALTVGTVIQTDDLQLHTLSSMHEDEEFSERSGIAQQVADSVHASGPVPDFVLGKTQIQDYLDQVERIILEQALQQTRYNRTQAAKLLGISFRSMRYRMERLDVQ; this comes from the coding sequence ATGAATAAAGCAAGTCTGCAAAATCCGGTGCTGGTAGTGGATGATGAGGCTGATATTCGCGATTTGATGGAAATGACCCTATTGAAAATGGGGTTGCAGGTTCAGACGGCCGTCGGTGTGGAAGATGCCAAAGAAAAGTTGGCCAACAACGATTATGCTTTGGTTTTGACCGATATGCGGATGCCGGACGGTTCGGGTTTGGAAGTGGTGAACCATATCAATGAGTTGGAATTGGACATTCCTGTGGCAGTCATTACGGCTTACGGCAATGCCCATCAAGCGGTAGAAGCCTTGAAAGCCGGTGCTTTTGATTATCTGCAAAAACCGATTACTTTGTCCCAATTGCGCTCGCTGGTTAAATCTGCGGTAAAAATCAATGAAATTCCCGATAACCAAACCGTTCCCCATCCGCCGACACCGACGGTAATCGAAAAATTGGCTGCCGCAACGCTGCCGCTTCCCGATCCGCCTTTTGTTTCCTCGACAGGTATTGCCAATCCGCGGGTGGCGCGTAAGTCTCCACCAGCCAGAATCGATAAACCCATCGGCGTACCTGAAGGTCTGCGTTCGTTGAAAGAGCGGTTTGTCAGTACGCCTACGGATTTGTCGGGAGACAATGCGGAATTCGGTGAAGACGACATGCCCAGATTATTGGGTATGTCGCCGCAAATGGTTGAAGTTCGGAGTTTGATCCGCCGTTTGTCGAAAAGCACTGTGCCGGTTTATATCGCCGGTGAATCGGGTACGGGTAAAGAACAGGCCGCTTGTACGATTCACGAATTGTCCGACAGAGCAGATAAGCCTTTTATTGCCGTAAACTGCGGCGCAATTCCGGAAAACTTAATGGAAAGCGAATTTTTCGGCTACAAAAAAGGCAGTTTTACCGGTGCGGACAGCGACAGACTGGGTTTTTTCCAGCATGCGCACGGCGGAACGCTGTTTCTGGACGAAGTGGCGGACTTGCCCCTGTCTATGCAGGTTAAGTTATTGCGTGCGATTCAAGAAAAAGCCGTACGCCGTATCGGTGAAGCCAATGAGACTTCAGTTGATGTGCGGATTATCTGTGCGACGCATAAGAATCTGGAAAAGCTGGTTGAAGCGGGTAAATTCCGCCAAGACTTATATTACCGCCTAAATGTGGTTTCCATTACTATGCCGCCTTTGCGGGAAATGCGTGAAGATTTAGGCCGTCTGATTTTGCGCCTGCTTTATAAGTACCGCAACGGCAATATTCTCTATAAGCTTAGCCCGAAAGCACAGGATGCCTTGCTGCATTACAGCTATCCCGGCAATTTCCGCGAACTGGAAAATATTTTGGAGCGTGCGGTTGCGCTGACAGTCGGAACGGTGATTCAAACCGATGATTTGCAGCTGCATACTTTATCCTCCATGCATGAAGATGAAGAGTTTTCGGAGCGGTCGGGTATAGCACAGCAGGTTGCAGATTCAGTGCATGCGAGCGGCCCCGTTCCGGATTTTGTTTTGGGTAAAACCCAAATCCAAGATTATTTGGATCAGGTGGAGCGCATCATTCTCGAACAGGCTTTGCAGCAGACCCGTTATAACCGCACTCAAGCGGCGAAATTACTGGGTATCAGTTTCCGTTCCATGCGTTACCGCATGGAGCGCTTGGACGTGCAGTAA
- a CDS encoding ATP-binding protein — MSRDKAVLYKNWDGQGEKISGLVNIARIAIVLSLLVFQGLGNYADGGFVSTAFFSFEFYLWLSAYAAIIIVSILNPTWQSRENDLPSAWVVVDITMIMWLVYIAGGINSGLGVLVLPFVVTSCLISAGRYPLLYGSYTTMLLLVNLLANGDMQGSPASWNVTAVVMAAFLSGASFLVAALTAFLASYLQEATESANENQQAYRRVSGLNRLVLNRVQEAVVVLDTEQTVWLFNRQAKTYFPDLEIDRQHNVFGELIEQWQQQPDRVFEIDIHIYQHAMHVRAVPLIQEDTELLMLYIRSLREVAAEVMSTKLASLGQLTANLAHEIRNPMSAIRHANDLLQEDDMDPTKVKLHNIIDSNIGRIDKMLEDISLINKRDSLSKETVNIMKFWLAFKQEFILNNPAASGCIHLNMERSNLSVAVDSMHLQQIMWNLCNNAWRHSKKDAQAIMIAVKASGRMHVSILVMDSGMGVPPDIRTRLFEPFFTTEKRGTGLGLYVARELAHANMGQLHYHPEMNGFELILPRDYNE; from the coding sequence ATGAGTAGAGATAAAGCGGTTCTCTATAAAAACTGGGATGGTCAAGGCGAAAAAATATCCGGACTGGTTAACATCGCGCGGATAGCTATTGTTTTGTCGCTGCTGGTTTTCCAAGGGCTGGGAAACTATGCGGACGGCGGTTTCGTATCTACCGCTTTTTTCTCTTTCGAATTCTATTTGTGGCTGTCAGCTTATGCGGCCATTATTATTGTCAGCATTCTTAATCCGACTTGGCAGAGTCGGGAAAACGATTTGCCTAGCGCTTGGGTGGTCGTCGATATTACGATGATCATGTGGCTTGTGTATATCGCAGGCGGTATCAACAGCGGTTTGGGCGTGTTGGTGCTGCCGTTTGTGGTAACGTCATGCTTAATCAGTGCCGGCAGGTATCCGCTGTTATACGGCAGTTATACGACGATGCTGCTGCTGGTCAATCTTTTGGCTAACGGAGACATGCAGGGCAGTCCGGCTTCCTGGAATGTGACTGCGGTTGTGATGGCTGCGTTTTTATCGGGCGCCAGCTTTTTGGTTGCGGCATTAACGGCTTTTTTGGCTTCTTACTTGCAGGAGGCAACTGAGTCAGCCAACGAAAACCAACAGGCATATCGACGGGTGAGCGGTTTGAACCGTTTGGTTTTAAACAGGGTGCAGGAAGCCGTCGTGGTTTTGGATACCGAGCAGACTGTATGGTTGTTTAACCGACAGGCGAAAACATATTTTCCCGATTTGGAAATTGACCGCCAGCATAATGTGTTCGGAGAATTAATCGAACAATGGCAGCAGCAGCCCGACCGTGTATTCGAAATCGATATTCATATTTACCAACATGCCATGCATGTCCGTGCCGTGCCGCTGATTCAGGAAGATACCGAATTATTGATGTTGTATATCCGTTCTTTGAGGGAAGTTGCTGCGGAAGTGATGTCGACAAAACTGGCCTCTCTGGGTCAGCTGACGGCCAATCTGGCACATGAAATCAGAAATCCCATGTCGGCCATACGTCATGCCAACGATTTGCTGCAAGAAGATGATATGGATCCGACAAAAGTCAAATTGCATAATATTATCGACAGCAATATCGGTAGAATTGATAAAATGTTGGAAGACATTTCTTTGATTAACAAGCGCGATAGCTTAAGCAAAGAAACGGTCAACATTATGAAGTTCTGGTTGGCATTCAAGCAGGAGTTTATTTTGAATAACCCTGCCGCGTCAGGCTGCATACATTTGAACATGGAACGGAGTAATTTGAGTGTGGCCGTCGATTCTATGCACTTGCAGCAGATTATGTGGAACCTGTGCAATAACGCGTGGCGGCACAGCAAGAAAGACGCTCAAGCCATCATGATTGCCGTGAAAGCAAGCGGACGCATGCATGTATCGATTTTGGTAATGGACAGTGGCATGGGCGTGCCGCCGGATATCCGGACACGTTTGTTCGAGCCTTTCTTTACAACGGAAAAACGCGGCACGGGTTTGGGTTTGTATGTGGCGCGTGAATTGGCTCATGCCAATATGGGCCAGCTCCACTACCATCCGGAAATGAACGGTTTCGAATTGATTTTACCGAGGGATTACAATGAATAA
- the parC gene encoding DNA topoisomerase IV subunit A, translating into MDNEISTQVNGNDCLILGQYAERAYLEYAMSVVKGRALPEVSDGQKPVQRRILYAMRDMGLVSGAKPVKSARVVGEILGKYHPHGDSSAYEAMVRMAQDFTLRYPLIDGIGNFGSRDGDGAAAMRYTEARLTPIAELLLSEINMGTVDFAPNYDGAFTEPVSLPARLPMVLLNGASGIAVGLATEIPSHNLNEVTQAAIALLKKPSLETVDLMQYVPAPDFAGGGQIITSGGDLRQMYETGKGSVRVRARYEVEKLARGQWRVVVSELPPNTSAQKILSEIEEQTNPKPKAGKKQLSQDQLNTKKLMLDLIEKVRDESDGQHPVRLVFEPKSSRIEPESFMNTLMAQTGLEGNVPVNLVMMGLNGRPAQKNLKTILQEWLEYRVTTVTRRLKFRLEQVEKRIHILEGRMTAFLHIDEVIRVIRESDEPKTELMAAFGLSDIQAEDILEIRLRQLARLEGFKLEKELNDLQEERGRLNILLADENEKRKLIIKEMQSDMKQYGDERRTLVEAAERATLTQATADEPVTVILSNKGWIRSRAGHHLDLSQTVFKEGDGLKQTLETRTVWPVVVLDSKGRTYTLDAADIPGGRGDGVPVSSLIELQADAEVVAMLTGTPEQLYLFSNSGAYGFIVKLGDLVGRVKAGKAVMSLEDGEKVLPPVAVYASSLINPDCKVVTVSAENRLLAFPVGELKVMSKGRGLQLMSLNEGDALSHISVMSVPEFVVESVGRRGALHKDRLRICDIENKRGRKGKVLDLAGRLKNIMPSD; encoded by the coding sequence ATGGATAACGAGATTTCAACGCAGGTAAACGGCAATGACTGTTTGATATTGGGGCAGTACGCGGAGCGCGCGTATTTGGAATATGCCATGAGCGTGGTTAAGGGAAGAGCCTTGCCCGAAGTTTCAGACGGCCAAAAGCCGGTTCAGCGCCGTATTTTGTATGCGATGCGTGATATGGGCTTGGTTTCGGGGGCGAAGCCGGTTAAATCTGCGCGTGTTGTGGGGGAAATTCTCGGTAAGTACCATCCTCATGGCGACAGTTCCGCTTATGAAGCGATGGTGCGTATGGCGCAGGATTTCACTTTGCGTTATCCGTTAATCGACGGTATCGGTAATTTTGGTTCGCGAGACGGAGACGGGGCAGCTGCTATGCGTTACACCGAAGCACGTTTGACGCCGATTGCCGAGTTGCTGTTGTCTGAAATCAATATGGGTACGGTGGATTTTGCACCTAACTATGACGGTGCATTTACAGAACCCGTGTCATTGCCTGCGCGTTTGCCTATGGTGTTATTGAACGGAGCATCCGGCATTGCCGTAGGCTTGGCAACGGAAATACCTTCACATAATTTAAATGAAGTTACCCAAGCTGCCATTGCATTACTGAAAAAGCCGTCTTTGGAAACTGTTGATTTGATGCAGTATGTTCCTGCTCCGGATTTTGCCGGCGGCGGACAGATTATTACGTCCGGCGGGGATTTGCGGCAGATGTATGAAACCGGCAAGGGTAGTGTGCGCGTCAGAGCGCGTTATGAGGTTGAAAAGCTGGCACGCGGCCAATGGCGCGTGGTGGTGTCGGAATTGCCGCCCAATACCAGTGCCCAAAAAATCTTGTCGGAAATCGAAGAGCAAACCAACCCCAAGCCAAAAGCCGGTAAAAAACAATTGAGCCAGGATCAGTTGAATACGAAAAAATTGATGCTGGATCTGATTGAAAAGGTAAGGGATGAAAGCGACGGACAACATCCGGTGCGTTTGGTGTTCGAGCCTAAGTCCAGCCGTATCGAGCCAGAAAGTTTCATGAATACTTTGATGGCACAAACCGGCTTGGAGGGCAATGTTCCGGTTAACCTGGTGATGATGGGTTTGAATGGCCGGCCGGCGCAAAAGAATCTGAAAACGATTTTGCAGGAATGGCTCGAATACCGTGTAACAACGGTAACACGCCGTCTGAAATTCCGATTGGAGCAGGTGGAAAAGCGTATCCATATTCTGGAAGGCCGGATGACGGCGTTTCTGCATATCGATGAAGTGATCCGTGTCATCAGGGAGTCGGACGAACCGAAAACAGAGTTGATGGCGGCATTCGGATTAAGCGATATCCAAGCGGAAGATATTTTGGAAATCCGCCTGCGTCAATTGGCTCGTTTGGAAGGTTTCAAGCTGGAAAAAGAACTGAATGACTTGCAGGAAGAAAGAGGCCGTTTGAATATCTTATTGGCTGATGAAAATGAAAAACGTAAGTTGATCATCAAAGAAATGCAGTCGGATATGAAGCAATACGGCGACGAACGCCGTACTTTGGTCGAAGCCGCCGAACGTGCCACTCTGACCCAAGCGACCGCAGACGAGCCGGTAACCGTGATTCTCTCCAATAAAGGTTGGATACGCAGCCGTGCAGGCCATCATTTGGATTTGAGCCAAACGGTTTTCAAAGAAGGCGACGGTTTGAAACAGACATTGGAAACCCGTACGGTTTGGCCGGTTGTGGTTTTGGATTCCAAAGGCCGGACTTATACTTTGGATGCAGCAGATATTCCGGGAGGAAGGGGAGACGGTGTGCCGGTTTCTTCTTTGATCGAATTGCAGGCTGATGCGGAAGTAGTGGCGATGCTGACCGGTACGCCAGAGCAGCTCTATCTGTTTAGTAACAGCGGTGCTTACGGATTCATCGTAAAACTGGGCGATTTGGTCGGCCGTGTCAAAGCAGGTAAGGCTGTGATGAGCTTGGAAGACGGGGAGAAGGTTTTGCCGCCGGTTGCGGTTTATGCCTCTTCTTTGATTAATCCCGATTGTAAAGTTGTAACGGTATCGGCCGAAAACAGATTGCTGGCCTTCCCGGTCGGCGAGCTGAAAGTAATGTCAAAAGGTCGGGGATTACAGCTGATGAGCTTGAATGAGGGCGATGCCTTGAGCCATATCAGCGTGATGTCCGTGCCTGAGTTTGTAGTGGAAAGTGTTGGCCGACGCGGTGCATTGCATAAAGACAGATTGCGTATTTGTGATATTGAAAACAAGCGTGGCAGGAAAGGCAAGGTTTTGGATTTGGCAGGCCGTCTGAAAAATATTATGCCTTCGGATTAA
- the ftsZ gene encoding cell division protein FtsZ, with the protein MELVYDLEPAASPAVIKVIGIGGGGCNAINNMIENTVQGVEFISANTDAQSLSKNSATKRIQLGTNLTKGLGAGANPEIGRAAAQEERETIAEAIRGANMLFITTGMGGGTGTGAAPVVAEIAKELGILTVAVVTRPFSHEGKRISIAQEGLDHLKSQVDSLIVIPNDKLMTALGEDVTVREAFRAADNVLRDAVAGISEVVTRPGFINLDFADVRNVMGIMGMAMMGSGFAQGIDRARLATENAISSPLLDDVTLDGARGVLVNITTAPGCLKMSEYREIMRVVDEYAHPDAERKYGTAEDENMEEDAIRVTIIATGLKEHGGVQSHIRSGRVLDVERSPGLEGLLVSGRGSRSMNLTASDFSNQSVLDDFEIPAVLRRQQD; encoded by the coding sequence ATGGAATTGGTTTATGATTTGGAACCCGCCGCAAGCCCTGCGGTAATTAAGGTTATCGGTATCGGCGGCGGCGGTTGCAATGCCATCAACAATATGATTGAAAACACTGTTCAAGGTGTTGAATTTATCAGTGCGAATACTGATGCACAGTCTTTGAGCAAAAATAGTGCGACAAAACGCATTCAGTTGGGTACCAACCTGACCAAAGGCTTGGGCGCAGGTGCGAACCCGGAAATCGGTCGTGCTGCTGCACAAGAAGAACGTGAAACTATTGCAGAAGCGATTCGTGGTGCAAATATGCTGTTTATTACGACTGGCATGGGTGGCGGTACGGGTACCGGTGCAGCGCCGGTTGTGGCTGAGATTGCCAAAGAGTTGGGTATTTTGACTGTGGCCGTTGTAACCCGTCCTTTCAGCCATGAAGGAAAACGTATCAGTATTGCTCAGGAAGGCTTGGATCACTTGAAGAGCCAAGTGGATTCCCTGATTGTGATTCCGAACGATAAATTAATGACGGCTTTAGGCGAAGATGTAACTGTTCGCGAAGCATTCCGTGCCGCTGATAACGTGTTGCGTGATGCGGTAGCCGGCATTTCCGAGGTGGTTACCCGCCCCGGTTTCATTAACCTGGACTTTGCCGACGTACGTAATGTGATGGGTATTATGGGTATGGCCATGATGGGCTCGGGTTTTGCGCAAGGTATCGACCGTGCGCGCCTGGCTACAGAAAATGCCATTTCCAGTCCTCTGTTGGATGATGTGACATTGGACGGTGCGCGCGGTGTTTTGGTAAACATCACTACTGCTCCGGGTTGCTTGAAAATGTCTGAATACCGTGAAATTATGAGAGTGGTGGATGAATACGCCCATCCGGATGCCGAACGTAAATACGGAACGGCTGAAGATGAAAACATGGAAGAAGATGCTATCCGGGTTACGATTATTGCCACCGGTTTGAAAGAGCATGGTGGAGTGCAGTCTCATATCCGTTCTGGTCGTGTATTGGATGTTGAACGTTCTCCTGGTTTGGAAGGCTTGCTGGTTTCCGGACGCGGTTCGCGCAGCATGAATCTGACTGCTTCTGATTTTTCCAACCAGTCTGTTTTAGATGATTTTGAAATTCCGGCAGTGTTGCGCAGACAGCAAGACTAA
- the ftsA gene encoding cell division protein FtsA, giving the protein MVKGKYISALDIGTSKVIALIGEVQEDNEIHIVGLGQAPSRGLKAGMVTNIDATAQAIKQAVNEAELMADCRIESVTTGIAGNHIRSFNSQGVVKIKDGEVSQADIDRAIETAKAVNIPPDHNILHTVVQEYIIDNQPGVKEPIGMSGVRLDTRVHIITGAMTALQNINKCVERCGLEMDQIMLQPLASGQAVLTEDEKDLGVCVIDIGGGTTDIAVYTNGAIRHTAVIPVAGDLITKDLAQALRTPHNAAEYIKINHGAAIPTLDGLDEMVEVPSVGDRQPRQISRRVLASVIGPRVEEILELTLNELRRSGFPEDVLTSGVVLTGGASLLTGIVELAEDVFGLPARIGVPQEMAGVSERIRNPRYATVIGLLQTACGDVDGNSSGSAIVMKERKESLLARITEWLRNTF; this is encoded by the coding sequence ATGGTAAAAGGTAAATATATCAGTGCATTGGATATCGGCACTTCCAAGGTTATCGCCTTAATCGGCGAGGTGCAGGAAGACAACGAAATTCATATCGTCGGCTTGGGACAGGCACCTTCGCGCGGTTTGAAAGCCGGCATGGTGACCAATATTGATGCAACTGCTCAAGCTATCAAACAAGCGGTTAATGAAGCCGAATTGATGGCGGATTGCAGAATCGAAAGCGTGACAACCGGTATTGCGGGCAACCATATCCGCAGTTTCAATTCTCAAGGTGTGGTAAAAATCAAAGACGGCGAAGTTTCGCAAGCGGATATCGACCGTGCGATTGAAACCGCTAAGGCCGTGAATATTCCGCCTGACCACAATATTTTGCATACCGTTGTTCAAGAATATATCATTGATAATCAACCGGGCGTGAAAGAGCCCATCGGTATGAGCGGTGTGCGGTTGGATACGCGCGTTCATATTATTACCGGCGCGATGACTGCTTTGCAGAACATTAATAAGTGCGTGGAACGCTGCGGCTTGGAAATGGATCAAATCATGCTGCAGCCGCTGGCCAGCGGTCAGGCCGTCTTAACAGAAGATGAAAAAGATTTGGGCGTGTGCGTGATCGATATCGGTGGCGGTACGACAGATATCGCCGTTTATACCAACGGTGCCATCCGCCATACTGCCGTGATTCCCGTGGCCGGAGATTTGATTACCAAAGATTTGGCCCAAGCATTGCGTACTCCGCATAATGCGGCCGAGTATATTAAGATCAATCACGGTGCGGCTATTCCGACTTTGGACGGTTTGGACGAAATGGTGGAAGTGCCGAGCGTCGGTGATCGTCAGCCTCGTCAGATTTCACGCCGGGTATTGGCCAGTGTTATCGGTCCGCGTGTGGAAGAAATTTTGGAATTGACGCTTAATGAATTGCGTCGTTCGGGCTTTCCGGAAGATGTGTTGACTTCGGGAGTGGTCTTGACCGGTGGCGCCTCGTTGCTGACGGGTATTGTGGAATTGGCCGAAGATGTGTTCGGTTTGCCGGCGCGTATCGGTGTTCCTCAGGAAATGGCAGGTGTTTCGGAGCGCATCCGGAATCCGAGATATGCAACTGTGATCGGTTTGCTGCAAACTGCTTGCGGTGATGTCGACGGTAATTCTTCAGGTAGTGCAATCGTCATGAAAGAGCGCAAGGAAAGCCTGTTGGCAAGAATTACAGAGTGGTTGAGAAATACATTTTAA
- a CDS encoding cell division protein FtsQ/DivIB, whose product MWDNASAMARMIGWLKLLTVLILLSAGGVWLYNSPYFPIKQVKIEGDLQRVGSKQLQTIAQKYIRGNIFKADLNGAQEAFQSLPWIQSALVRRRLPDTVEIILEEHVPVARWNKSGLVDEQGKIFQAPTDEHFPRFEGNSESAGDMVRHYHLFQTTLKPLGLKIAELQHTPRSAWSLVLESGLVIRLGRTDEVERLERFVQVWPSVLRQNKERLEYVDMRYKDGFSVRYRPQQAGEGMPSENHSDE is encoded by the coding sequence ATGTGGGATAATGCAAGCGCTATGGCGCGCATGATCGGTTGGTTGAAGCTGCTGACGGTTTTGATATTGCTGTCGGCAGGCGGTGTGTGGTTATATAACTCGCCTTATTTTCCGATCAAGCAGGTTAAAATCGAGGGAGATTTGCAGAGGGTCGGCAGCAAGCAGCTGCAGACGATTGCGCAGAAATATATTCGCGGAAATATTTTTAAGGCAGATTTGAACGGCGCGCAAGAAGCATTTCAAAGTTTGCCGTGGATTCAGAGCGCATTGGTCCGCCGCCGTCTGCCGGATACGGTGGAAATTATTTTGGAAGAACATGTTCCGGTAGCGCGTTGGAATAAATCCGGTTTGGTTGACGAGCAAGGTAAGATTTTTCAAGCACCGACAGATGAGCACTTTCCCCGTTTTGAAGGCAACAGTGAATCGGCAGGAGATATGGTGCGCCATTACCACCTGTTTCAAACCACTTTGAAGCCGTTGGGGCTGAAAATTGCCGAGTTACAGCATACGCCACGTTCGGCATGGTCGTTGGTTTTGGAAAGCGGTTTGGTCATACGCTTGGGACGCACAGACGAAGTAGAGCGCTTGGAGCGGTTTGTACAGGTTTGGCCTTCGGTACTGCGTCAGAACAAAGAACGCTTGGAATATGTCGATATGCGTTATAAAGACGGTTTTTCAGTGCGTTACCGTCCGCAGCAGGCCGGAGAAGGAATGCCGTCTGAAAATCATTCGGATGAATGA
- a CDS encoding D-alanine--D-alanine ligase — MNDFGKVAVLMGGFSSEREVSLASGAAIVEALRSKGVDAHAFDPKEMPLSELKTQGFQTAFNILHGTYGEDGAVQGALELLGIPYTGSKVAASAIGMDKYRCKLIWQALGLPVPEFAVLRDDSDFEAVEKKLGLPMFVKPAAEGSSVGVVKVKEPGRLKAVYEELKHLQGEVIAERFVGGGEYSCPVLHGKGMPSIRIIPATEFYDYEAKYNRNDTVYQCPSDLNEADEALMRDLAARGAEAIGAEGCSRMDFLKDENGKLYLLEINTLPGMTSHSLVPKSAAVTGMGFADLCLEILKTAHVG, encoded by the coding sequence ATGAACGATTTTGGCAAAGTAGCAGTATTAATGGGCGGTTTCTCCAGCGAGCGCGAGGTGTCGTTGGCAAGCGGTGCCGCCATTGTCGAAGCTTTGAGAAGCAAAGGTGTTGACGCCCATGCCTTTGACCCTAAAGAAATGCCGTTAAGTGAATTGAAAACACAAGGTTTTCAGACGGCCTTTAATATATTGCACGGAACATACGGTGAAGACGGTGCGGTTCAAGGTGCGCTTGAGTTGCTGGGCATTCCCTATACCGGAAGCAAAGTTGCCGCTTCTGCCATCGGTATGGACAAATACCGCTGTAAATTGATTTGGCAAGCCTTGGGGCTGCCTGTTCCGGAATTTGCCGTTTTACGTGATGACAGCGATTTTGAGGCGGTGGAAAAGAAACTGGGATTGCCGATGTTTGTCAAACCTGCTGCGGAAGGCAGCAGTGTCGGTGTGGTTAAAGTTAAAGAACCGGGCCGTCTGAAAGCCGTTTACGAGGAATTGAAGCATTTGCAAGGTGAAGTGATTGCCGAGCGGTTTGTCGGCGGCGGCGAATACTCCTGTCCGGTGTTGCACGGCAAAGGCATGCCCAGCATCCGCATTATCCCGGCAACGGAATTTTATGATTACGAAGCCAAGTATAACCGTAACGACACCGTGTATCAGTGTCCTTCGGATTTGAACGAAGCGGATGAAGCCTTGATGCGCGATTTGGCAGCCAGAGGTGCTGAAGCCATCGGTGCGGAGGGATGCTCAAGAATGGATTTTCTGAAAGATGAAAACGGCAAGCTCTATCTTTTGGAGATCAATACGCTGCCCGGTATGACCAGTCACAGCCTGGTGCCTAAATCCGCCGCCGTTACCGGTATGGGCTTTGCAGATTTGTGTTTAGAGATTTTAAAGACAGCTCATGTGGGATAA